The window GGGTCAAACCCGGCGTTTGCTTCAGACCCGCTTACCGTTGCCAAACCCTTTGGCCCTGGGGGTACAGACCTTGATCCGGCCAGAGGATCCAACGGATGGTACTCCAGCGAGGCCGGCATTACGGAGACCCTGTTTGCCCTGGATTTTGACATGCAACTGATTCCCTGGCTGGCCAGCGGATTTAACAATCTGTCTCCTGTATCATGGCAGATCCGGCTGCGGGACAATGTTTTCTTTCATAACAAGGCACCGCTTTCAGCAGTGGCTGTAAAAAACAATTTTGACAGCCTGATTGACGAAAAAAGCGACAGATTCAACAAACGGATCCAAAGTCTTCTGGACATAAAAACCGTTACAGTAACAGATCTCCATACCCTGACCATTGAGACCCGGCATCCCAATGCCGGTTTTATCTATAATCTGACCTCCCCTGAAACCGGCATTATTGACCTGTCAGCCCAAACCCTTGCCGGAACCGGTCCGTTTCAGCTGACAAAGGTGGTTCCCAATCAAAAAACTATTGTTGCGGCCTTTCCCGAGTATTGGGGCGGAGAGCCCGGCATTGAACAGGCCGAACTTTTTGTCATCAAAAACCCCGTCTCAAGGATGCTGGCCTTTGAATCCGGGAGAATAGACATCGCCACAAATTTTCCAGAGCTGGATGCCCTGCGCCTGATGAAACAGGGCAATGGCGCCAGGGCTAAAATCATACGCCGGCCCACAGCCCGGCTCTGTTTTTTCTTTGTCCGGGTCAAGGACGGCCCCCTGGCCGATCCCCATCTGCGCACCGCCCTGAATTATGCCATTGACCGCAACCAGATCCTGGAGTCCGTGCTTGGCGGCATTGGAGGCCAGGCCGGGGGATCGATTTTCCCCTGGGTCATGCCCTGGTGCAATACCGCCCTTGCACCCTATGCCTGTGCCCCTGAAAAAGCGGCGGCCCTGCTGGATGACGCCGGGATAAAGGATCTTGACGGCGACGGCATCCGCGAAAAGGACGGCAGGCCGTTGCACCTGGAGATGTGGACTTATGAAACAAGAGCCGCCTTAAAGCCCACCCTGGAACTGATAAAATTCCAATTGTCCAAGGTGGGAATTGATGCCGGAATCCGGGTGACCAAAAAAGGATCGCCCATCAACCAGGCCATGCAGCAGGGGCGGGTTCATCTGAACCTTCAGATGTGGAACACGGCCCCCCAGGGGGATCCGGACGCTTTTCTGTCGGATGTGTTCATGACCCATGCCAGATCCAACGTCATGGGTTATGCCAATCCGGAACTTGATCATATACTTCAGGCGGCCAAAACCTGTTTTGACCAGGCAGAACGTGCCCGACTGTACAACCGGGCCCAGCAGATCATCCATGATGAGAACCCCGTGATTGTGCTGTTCCATAAATCCATGATCACGGCCATGTCGGGC is drawn from uncultured Desulfobacter sp. and contains these coding sequences:
- a CDS encoding ABC transporter substrate-binding protein, with product MTVLRTAHSPAGPGVSAWPGRALICLMLCLIFYLGSNPAFASDPLTVAKPFGPGGTDLDPARGSNGWYSSEAGITETLFALDFDMQLIPWLASGFNNLSPVSWQIRLRDNVFFHNKAPLSAVAVKNNFDSLIDEKSDRFNKRIQSLLDIKTVTVTDLHTLTIETRHPNAGFIYNLTSPETGIIDLSAQTLAGTGPFQLTKVVPNQKTIVAAFPEYWGGEPGIEQAELFVIKNPVSRMLAFESGRIDIATNFPELDALRLMKQGNGARAKIIRRPTARLCFFFVRVKDGPLADPHLRTALNYAIDRNQILESVLGGIGGQAGGSIFPWVMPWCNTALAPYACAPEKAAALLDDAGIKDLDGDGIREKDGRPLHLEMWTYETRAALKPTLELIKFQLSKVGIDAGIRVTKKGSPINQAMQQGRVHLNLQMWNTAPQGDPDAFLSDVFMTHARSNVMGYANPELDHILQAAKTCFDQAERARLYNRAQQIIHDENPVIVLFHKSMITAMSGKVRGYRIHPAEKYLLTRTIGKE